The genomic interval atgtacAAAGAATTTTGTTATACGAGAAAATAAATTCTGTAGTGTTTGATAATCGAGGTTGGCAGTCACTCTATTTTTTACTCCTTCCTTCAAGGATGATGGTTAAAGGACAGGATAATAAGATGTGGGAACGAGAACTTGCTAAGAAGCAATTTCAAaaagatgaagaagaagaagaaagaaagtgaAAGGCAAATACAAGCATTTCAGTTAGCTAGCCAAGGTTAGTTTCATGTTATCTGCTATAACTGACATTATGAAAAATTACAGATGGCATAAAAACAACGTTACTAATGATAAACCCTAGGACATTTGTCTTTGATAGTGCTTGACAGCTCAGTGattttatttgttcttttatGAGACTTTAACTCCCCTCCATTGTCTATGATGTCTTATATCTTCATTTGCTGACTTCAGCGGAGTAAGGTTGTTGTACAAAGGAGATTTACAtgtaaagcagcatttttatgtTCTTTCGTTGCATAGAGCAGAGCTAAGCTCAAATGCATCATGGGAAAAAGGGTATTTCTAGCCCTAACTCTCTTTTGCTCCTAGCCAGAACTCTGCCTCATAATACTGAGTTGAGTTTGTGGCGCCAAGTGTTCGCCGGAAACTTTTGCAAAGACAAAATTGTGGTTGGGAAACAACAGCAGATTTTTGCACTAAAGAAAATGGAGTCctttggatttttaaaacagaCATAAAGCCAAATGACCAAAATTCAAGTTTTTGGAGAAAAACTGCAGCTCGAAGAAGGATGTTCCTTATGCTTAAGACACTGGACTGCAAGTCAGGAGATCCGGGGTTAATTTGTACTCTGCCAGAattttcctgtatgaccttgggcaagtcacttcatctttctgtcGATGGGGATCTGTAAATCGGGGAGAATTAATGCTGacattctcccaccctttgtctgccttgtctatctAGATTTTAAACTTTTCAGAGCAAGGACTGCCTTCCTGTAGGTATGAACAGTGCTTAGCACAGCTGTGGGTGTGAAGACTGCCTGGTGTGCCACCTTGGCCAGCTAGAGGCACTGGTGTGGGACAAAACACCTTGCTATAGTTGCTCATTTTCAGCAATAGCAGGCAATAAGGCTGAATCTCTTCAGAAGAGTCAGTTGCAGCATTTTGTGGTAGCTTGGGAAGCAGTTTTTTTGCTGCTCCCCTACTCTCCAGATGCCAGCTTTGTTAGCAAGCAGTCCCTGTGAGCAGCATTCAGTGCATCAGTAACCCACAGTTTGCAAGTCAATAGCAGAGCTATCATGAGGGGAGTGGAAAGATTTAATTCTATGATTTGGTTAAGACTGATTTAAAATGGTAaaaagtgtgtgcgtgtgtgcatgtgcatgttaACCTAAAACTCCATGTCGATTCCATGATTCACTTTCTTCCTAAGTATATGTGTTTGTGCCTGTTGATTCTGGGGTGAAATGATGAAACTTCCTCTCTTGTATTTTGATGGTGTTttttgaggggaagggggaattttGGCCAGAAAGTTCAAAAGACTGGTGTGAGCCTCCAATTTACTGTGGTTGATGTGGCTGGAATCAACAGATCTGTGGCATTTTCTGTCTATTCTGCAACCCAGTGTTCAGCTGCGTAGAGCTAGCAAAAGGAATTCACTTTCCTTTGGGGAAGGTGCCCTGCATGGTGGTCTTGATCTTTCATACCTTGCTTGGCTGCCTAAGGCTCCTCTTACATAAATCCCTCCGATGCTATAAGGCTCTGGGATCCAAGAGAGAAGTCAGCATCCTCCCTTGTTTTCCCTTTCTATTCCACCCCTCACTTCGCCCACATACAAGGTGCTGTCAAATAATGTGTGGAAAAGAAACCTGGGTTCATCCAGCAGGGGGAGCCAGGCGCCCACTGAGTCGTTGCACCCCTGGAAGGTGGTGAACAATGAACGTCAAAGAGTGTGTGGATGTGGAGTGAAAACCGCGAGGTGGGAAAGAAACGAGAAATAAACCAGCAGGGAAAGATGAGGCGAGTGTCCTCTCGGCTGGGATCCCTGCCTCATCTGCAAGCCATAACAGCCAGCCTGTGGGATAAATGACTTCTCCCCTGTGTTGGTGAGTACATGCCACAGGGGAAAGAGTTTGACTAGATCTTAGCGTCAAGTCCAGTTGTGTGTGTTGTGTCTTTTGTctgtgtaaatgtgtgtgtgattTGTTTGTGTTTAGTGTGTCTGTGCATTTTTGTGGCTGTTTGATTTGTTTGGGAGTTTTCTAgtttttttgtagctcttcagtggttggtgtgtgtgtgtgtgtgtgtattttgtgtCTGATTATGGGTTGCTGAGCATTAGTGTTTGTGTATGATCTTTATTTGCAGAGTGAATGTATATGTGCGCACATGGGTCATTTACATTTTTTAGAATATTTCAAAGGGACAAGTTAATTACATCTGCTTATTTTTCATGTCAATTAATTTACCTTGTCTAGTTTTAAATGGTGAAATACTCTGTGTCACCCCATGTGCCACTGAGATGAATGTCGTTTAGGACAGCTGAAATTAATACTCTTTGTTCAATCAAACGCCAGGGTGTTGGCATTTATTACCCTTTTTGTGTCTCCCTCTGGGTGTGCAGTATACAGCCTACATAACGATTGGGGGCAATGAGACAGGAGGAAGTCATGTGGGACGCTCTGGAAATGCTCCTTTATGGAATAGCTCCTTGGATGCTGGAGGGGATGCCTGGGGGGCTGCTGCGACGTTTGCCCATTGAATAGTCCCATGTCTGTCTTTCCCCTTTCTTAATGCTTTAGGAAGGAGACCCAAGTGAAACAGACACTTCCTGGAGAGGCGATGTTGCCACCCGATACCCCAGGCAGAAGGAAGTCTTTGCTATCGGGGTCCCCCATTCAGCAAGACGGAGGGAAAGTCCCTGGGATTGGAGATGTAAATCccagggcagggtgcaggagacCCTGAAGAGCCTGCTGCACCTGGGCTTTGTCTAAAGGGAAAGGCATGTTGGGGTTGGACCTCATCCCTGGAATGCAACTGTGAGGAGCAGCAGTTGGAAAGAGGATTATTCCTTGATGATTATGGAGAACTAGCGTGTCAGCAAAGTGTCAGAGCAAACTCTTTCCCACGGGAATAGTAACACACTCCCACAGCTTATGGTAGCCACCGGCCTGAAAGCTACATCAGTGGCTGAAGGGAGCTCCACTCAGGTCTTTCccatttcttccttctcttccccttaTTTCTTCTTCCAGTGAAGAACGAAAGACAGAAACATCACTCAGATCTTGCTAGAGTGTTGGAAATACCGTGCCTTTGTTTTGGATGATTTGTACTGATGTGCCACTTCAATGGGATGTACAAAGTGTGACTTGGGTGATGACCATTTAGCCAGGACTGAGCTGGTTAACAAAGTTTGCAGGCTGAGCACAAAGACTGGGTGGAATGGAAGCAGCCTGTCATGCACTTATAGGACTCTAGTTTTAAACAAGAGATCTTTATGAAGGAAACCAGAAAACCAGACCTATTGTTCATCTGAAAATTAATTCCTGCCGATTAAAccattgggttttattttttccccacctgATGCAATGCAGTGCCTCTCTGTTGGTTTTGTATATGTGATTTGCTATGCAATTCAAATACTAAATAAGAAGGAGAGACAAACTTTCATCCCAGGACAAACAGAGAATCAAAGGTGAAAGGTAGGATTCAAATTTTCTCAtttaattacaaataaataacatgAGCCGTTCTTTACTGAAAgtctttaaaaacacacacacacacacagacacacaatgtaatttattttctttgcttctAGGACTGTGAGACCTAAACAATGTGGAACAAAATGAGGAGTTGCTCCCTGAAGCTTCCCATAAACAGAGAACTAATGTATTTTGTAGCTGGAATGCACTGAGGgtgaaaaggggagaaaaaaaacgtCTCATCAGTTAGAGGTTTGTGAAATTAAATTAGAAACAAAAGCACCTAATGTAATACGCTTCAGTAGATCTGAAGGGCTAGTCAAATGGACACTGGAAACACTGGATCAATAGCCTATTTAAGTGGGAATATGTGATTGAAAAGTGATTGCACTCTTGTCTGTTGGGTATTTTTGTAGGGGACTCAAGCAGGACATATGCAGATGGCCTGTTTTAATTGGGATATTTTGTGCTTGAGTAGTACAATGTAATTCAGAAgggattactaaaaaaaaaaaaatcggtgcAGAGTTGACTGTGTTTGTAAATTTCAGCTACTTGCCACACAGCTTTTGATGCCTCTTAATGTGATTCCTAAGGAGCATGGGGTCCACCCAAGGGTGAAGAGACTATAACACAAACCTTCGGTCTGCCTGGCAATGAGTAATTAATGGACGCCTGATGTATCTGTAGTCTCTCCAAGCAAAGGAGTTGATGTCATCATGATTTTCATGATATGATTTTCCCTCAGGAGAAGCTATGACTTGGAACGACACCACAATGGACGGGGAAGAGTTGCTCGGGGAAAGGGACTCCTCCTTTCGGATCCTTACAGgctgctttctttctttgctgATACTTTCCACGCTTCTGGGGAACACATTGGTGTGTGCAGCTGTCATTAGATTTCGCCATCTGAGGTCCAAGGTGACCAACTTCTTTGTAATCTCCTTGGCAGTGTCAGATCTTTTAGTGGCAGTCTTGGTCATGCCTTGGAAAGCTGTTGCTGAGATAGCTGGTTTCTGGCCTTTTGGTTCATTCTGTAACATCTGGGTGGCATTTGATATTATGTGCTCCACGGCCTCAATCTTAAACCTTTGTGTCATTAGTGTGGACAGATACTGGGCCATCTCTAGTCCATTCAGGTATGAGAGGAAAATGACCCCCAAGGCAGCTTTCATCATGATCAGTGTGGCATGGACCTTGTCTGTATTGATTTCCTTCATTCCTGTGCAGCTGAACTGGCACAAAGCTACAACCACAAGCTTTTTAGAGCTAAATGCTAGTTCCCAAGACATAACCATGGACAACTGTGATTCCAGTCTAAACAGGATGTATGCCATCTCCTCTTCTCTAATTAGCTTTTACATCCCAGTGGCCATCATGATCGTCACCTATACAAGGATATACAGGATTGCTCAAAAACAAATAAGACGCATCTCGGCTTTGGAAAGAGCAGCAGTGCATGCTAAGAACTGCCAAAACACTACAGGGAATGGAAACAGTATGGATTGCCAGCAACCAGAAAGCTCCTTTAAAATGTCCTTCAAGAGGGAAACGAAAGTCTTAAAGACTTTGTCAGTGATCATGGGGGTGTTTGTATGCTGCTGGTTACCCTTTTTCATATTGAACTGCATGGTGCCCTTTTGTGAGCCCAGCCCACCATCCAAGGGAGCAGAACCCTTTTGCATTAGTTCCACCACCTttgatgtttttgtttggtttggatgGGCTAATTCCTCACTGAACCCCATCATTTATGCCTTCAATGCTGATTTCCGCAAGGCATTTTCAACTCTGCTAGGATGCTACAGACTCTGCCCTACTTCCAACAACGCTATAGAGACCGTTAGTATCAACAACAATGGGGCAGTTGTTTTTTCAAGCCATCATGAGCCTAGAGGGTCTAGCCCAAAAGAGTGTAACCTGGTGTATCTGATCCCACATGCTATTATCTGCCCAGAAGAAGAACTTCTGAAAAAGGAAGAAGAGGGTGAACTATCTAAGACCTTGGAGAAAATGTCTCCAGCACTGTCCGGTATCTTGGATTATGAAGCTGATGTGTCTTTGGAAAAGATCAACCCCATCACTCAGAATGGGCAACATAAAACATGAACACTGAGGTTAGCCCAGCAAAATCTAATagtcaaaaaagatatataagATTTTTTGGTAAGAAACTAAGCTCTAGTGAGAATTATACTGTCACGCAAAGCTCAGAGTTGATTATTGGGTGTTCAAATCAAAgataaaattttaaacaaaaaagataTTGAAAACCCAAAGGTATTTCTGTGTTGTTCATACTGAATAAAACAGAGACACAAATGTAGGTACAAAGCAGtgtcaaagaaaatatttcttctgctctataaatatttatagaaaCTGGTTTCTATCTTAAAATGGGACAAGAAAAAACCCATTAACAACTTAACAATTAACCTTTGAAGAAAATCAGAGGATTTAATTTGCCATGTATAGTACTATTGGGTGCTACCAGGTTCTAAGTAAAGTTTGAGGGATTAAAAAGGTAGGTAGATGCCTTCTAAAATTATTTCTGAAAAACAACGAGCCTTACAATGAGAATGGGTATTTTTAAAGATTTGGGAGATAATATGTTGatattggttttatttatttattgtttaaaattgatatttttcaTATGTTATAACAGATCTAGCTTTATTTAActtatttaaaatgtctaaaTAATGGGATATTTCAAGGGTCTCACAACTGCATTTTGACCAGTCAACTAGTCAGCACTTTAATAATgaccattaaaaacaaaagaaaaaaccctcTCTGATAGTCTGGGTAGCCAATGAAGTAAATAAAGAAGAAGCAATCATAAAAAGCACAGCAAAGGATGGGGGAGTTAATGAAGCTGAAGCTGtgtagaatttatttattttttgtgggattgcttaaaaaaaataggaCCAGAGTTGACGGATTGACAAGCTGAGAAAGCTCTTCCCTTATAGAAATAAAAGGAATTgctgctatttattttaaaaagtttcatgtTACAAAGACTTTGCTAGAATGTCAGTTTGTGGATCTGTAAATACCTTAAATATGAATACCACCTTAAGAAGAATCCAATTTGAGAAGAGAAGCTTCTTATATAACAATCATTAGTATATAATGTTTTGTATTTATGTAAGATAAACAGCTTTCTCAGACTTTTCTTATTTCAAGTCTTGGATATCTTTTCTGAATAAACACAATTGATTATAATGGTAGTAAATATGACAAATCTTTTTACCATCTGTATTATTGCAGAAACACCAGTAGTCAAAAATCATGCTGTCTGTCTGCTAATGTATCACAGCCAGAATAACTTAACAAGTGAGGTACTTTAGTGCTTTACTTTGAAAACTAGAATGACATTAATTTTAGTCTTAAATATGTTAATAGTTCATTGAATAATGAATAGTGCCTCATTTCCATTTTGGATGAAGACATTTCTAAATGTCTATGGAGCTTCAATCCCCATTTCCAGATGTCTTGTGAGCTCCATAAAATTTGCCAATGTTTATTTTGACAACTGTTACTTTTTCATTGTACTCTGAAATCAAAAtccctgcctcttttcctttGTAATGTCAAAAGCAGTCAGTAAACATTAGCAACAGTCATCGGCAGGCATTCCTATACGGACACATTCCAAGAGAGCCATTTGTTTTTGGAATGTTAGCAAAATATCCTTCTGAGAAACTCTTCACAACCTTTATCAAAAAGTGTTATCAGGAAAAGAAAACCGAGAGAAAAATTAGAAGTCTAATGAAATATATACATCCTGCATCAGGTCTGTGTTATTTATGTATTGTGAatgttttcataattttattgCCTGTATGCTGCTTTCATAcatataataaaattattttgtgaACAGAAGGTCAAATAAAACAATCTACATtgcatttattaaatatattctgGTTTTTGTTTCTCATATTGGTTACATTAAAGACAAGGACATATTAACGTTTTCCCACTTGCCCTAATGTGGAACCATACCAATGAGGTTAATAGGAATTTTCCATAGGAACAGAAGAAAGCCCTTTGTATTGAGATGGCTTCATGTTTCTATTTCAGTTGGCTGCTGCCATTCATTCTGGACTGGAATTTGAAAGGGCTCAGATGTCTGATTTCAAAATAGCTGCTTTAAAATGATGGGTCTGAACCATTTAAATgcatagggcctgattcactgGTGATTGGTTGATATCAAAGGTGTTGGACtggtgtaaaacaggaataacatAGTGGTGAATCACACCCCCCTGGGGcctttttgttgtccttctttAAAGCTCTGTGATACTCTTCAAAGTGATTTGTAAAAATAGCATTGTAAGGTTCCATCACTATTGTCTCTCAGTGTGTTCCCATTCAAAACAACTCCATTTATAAGTAAAAAGAaggtggaccagatcctcagttcGTGTATATCAGTGTTGttctattgacttctgtggaactATGAAAATTTATCCCAATGGAGGGTCCAGCCCACTGGCTTGTCTCTTCATCAGCCTGcaaatccattttgaaaatggaaagtcAAGCTCACTTCTTTCTGCTTCAAGTATTACCAGTATTAACGCTTCGGTAATCAGGACTGAGCCAGAGTAGAATGCACCTCGTTCTCTCAAAGCTCTATTGGCTATGGAATTCTAACACAAGGAAAAAGTAATGCAGATTTATTTCAGTCAGTAAAACCAGCAGATCTGATTGTGAATGCACATTTTGGCAGGTCTCTAGAGCAAGGAGGTGTAGGTTGATAGTCAATTTGCAAAACAGAAACCTACTTTTAATCTTTTTTAGCTTGTTAGCCAGAGATTCTCTCTGAGTTTGGGGTGATGCCTGGGTCCTGATATTTGTCATAAATTTGAGAAGTATGAAGGATTGGCTTCCATTTCAAAGAGTACACAAGCAAAAGGACTTTCTGTGGTCCTTAATCAGGCAAATCTCTCCTTGACTTCTAGAATTTGGCCTTTTATTCCCCAAACTTTGCAATTTGAATGTTGGTCTGGAGTATAATGgcaaaatagattttaaatataACACTCAAAGTAACCCCACATTTATCGTTATCCCAATTACACAGTGGTTGCTTGTGCCCAAAGCAAATGGTGAGACTGCAGGTAACCAGAGCCATCCCAGTGCCTCCTTGCCCACAGATTGATCAGTTTTTCAAAGTGAAAGACTGGGCGCCGGTGGGAGTGCCAGAGGCACTGTCCATGGGGATGTGGCATACCTTTCCTCTGAGGAGCAATCTGGGTTCCCCCTTTCAGAACAGGCACTGGAACACTTCACaaagggcaggagaggagagagatttACTCCTCTGAGACAATGCTACTGTTTTCTCTCTGTCAgcccttcttttttctttctacctcctCCTTCAAACCCTTCTTACCTTCCTTGTTCCCACCACCCATACATCTCATTCTTACCACTACCAGTTCATCCATATCCTTAGTCACCCATTTACCCCATTCCTTTATTCATTTGTCAGTCTAACCTGTGCCTCTCTAGCTCAGATTCTATCCTGTCCTATTTGTTTCTCAGCCCCTTCCAGTGGTTTTCAGGGGCATGTACAAGGGGACCCATCCTCTGGGGCACTAATCTGAATTAGCCTCTCAGAAGCCTGTATTACCTGCTATGCACCTTGCTCCCTAGCTCCCAGAAAGCTCTTGCAGCTAGAGTGCAGGTGCAGATTAGGGTTTGCCAGATGCACTGAAGCCATTGCATCCTCCAGGTGCTGGATAAATTCCAGCCTTAGCCGGTCTCCTGGCACAACGGATAGCTGGAATATTACTGGTGGGTCACAGCCACAGCAGTCTGTTGTGACCAGCTACCTCCAGGTAAAAtgcacctgctgtgctgctggcaATACAAAGACTCCTACATGCTGTATTGATTTGAGTGGCATGTGAAAGGatggcagcagcccagctggaaCACTGGAGGGCTAGCATCACAAAGGTTAACAGCACATAGCACAAGGCAAGCTTTTTAGTTTCCATTGCCTTGCTCTGATTACGCACTAGTTAAAATGGTTGTGTGTTTGAAATGTCCCCAGTAACACATAATCTAATGTAGCCTTTCTTCCTTATAACTTCGTTGTGATGGAAGATCATTTTTAACCTCTTCCATTTACAAACAAACGGTGGCCTGGAAGCCACTATACTACTGAGAACAATCTACACACAAATGAACCATATTTACCTATGTGCTCAAGATTAAAACTTGAATGGACTTGGCCGTTTCCCAGGGAAAAAAACAGTGAAAACTATACAACAGACCTGAAAATCGTCTATAACAATCACATAttaaaaaaaggggaagaaaaacgTAATCTTTGAAGATCGACAGGATGAATAAAACTGTTCTCAGAACCTAGTTCCAGTCCTTTTGGCATCAACAATGGTTTGGTTTTCAGAAATGCCGAGCATCCACAAAGCTCACTGAACTCCAGAGGAACTGTAGGTGCGCCACACCTGAACTTCAGGCCATTTAAAATGTCTTGCCATCAATTTCTCTGGGAACAGAATTTGTCACTGTTGATTTCACTGAACTGGTCATACAAGAACTCATTTTCTAATCCGAAAGGTTTAACTATGACATCTCCTTTACTAACTCTTTTTTTACTCTGTAAGTAAAAATATCAAATAAGAGTTTTCTCTAATATGGTTTAATACTAGAGATGGGCTTAATGGTAGAGATGAATGCAAGCTACAAAATTTGGATCTAACAGATATGATCATTACCTctttactagggtgaccagaaagcaaacgtaaaaaatcgggacatggggtgCGAgctaataggagtctatataagaaaaagaccccaaaatcgggactgtttccataaaatcaggacatctggtcaccctactctttaCAAACGGGGCTGCCGATAGAGAGCTTTCCAGCTAAAAAGTGGTTTCTAATTTTTCATGCCTCCATTTGGGTGTCTTAGATTGGGTATCTTCCACCTAAAAATGGAAAAACTCAAAATCGGTGGCCACTTTTGTAAATTTAGCCTATCTGGCTTCTTAAATGAGATGAAGCTAGGTAGAAatggaacccaggactcctgtcaCCCAGATCCATGCTCAAACCAGGTAGGCATATTCCTTCCCAGAATATCAGGCAACtattattaaaaatgtgtttcctaGGATGTCTAAGAATTCACTTTTGAGGCTGAATGTTTAGACTAAATTGATTTTACTTATGAACAAGTTGATTGTAATTATGATAACGACAGgagagtggtttaaaaaaaaagcatttaacatggtaatgtttgttttcattttatagtCGGAAACACGGGGTAAAATAGAGACGAATGCTGCCTGTATTGGTTTTCTTGTGACTGTGGCTTTTCTCTTTTGaagaaattttccttttttagGTCCTGTCAGGCTGTAGCGTTTACGGTCCGGCAGAAAAATTCCTGCTGCTAAATAGTAGCTGCTGACTTTTCCATAACCAGCATTTATGTCATTAGTGACAAATGATGTTGGCTGCATCAAGCAATGGCTATTACAAGTAAAGTTGAACAGCGACAACTATCCCTGGCTCCAATCTCCTTATAGAAGAATGTGACTGGAGTCAAAAGCAATGCTTTTGTTCCAGTACCTTTGAAAGGAATCGCTGGCTGTTGTTAAAACAGACAGGTAAAAACTGAGAATTTGTATGAATCCATTGCAGTAATAgagattctgggcctgattcgTCATTGCCCTGTGGCCTCTTTGCAGCAGCTAGGCTGGCGTAAAGGGGATATAGGACAGGTGAAAGCCCTTCCCCATCTGATTGTGGAGGTCTGTATGCCAAACACAGAGCTGGATCTGTAATCTGCGGTGTCAACACAGAAGCCTTGGCAGAAAGAGCATTTCAGGGCTGgctggaggtggaggggcagcgtGGCCAGTTTGGAGAAGGGACGAGGTGTGGCCAGGGCAGTCCTATGGTTTGGCCATTCTGCACCCCTGCAATAGCCCATAGGGGCTGGTGAAACGGGGAACAATTTAGGGCAGCACTCAGACTGCCTTAGCCTGAACCAGGGACCAAgctgccttccccctccctctgcaccaatTCCTGTGCTAGCTCAAGGATGAAACTGGATTGCCACCACTATGGGCCCAATCTTGCTAGATGCTGAGGACTCAGTTACCACGGAGATCAATGACACTTGAAAGCACTCAGCATCctcaggaggtgctcagcaccttacaggatcaggcccaacatAGGTCCTGAAACCAACGGGAATTTTAGGAGTGCTGAGATTATCATATCTGGTTTATGAGATTCAATCCTGCAAGTTGTTGAGCACCCTCAAGTCCAACTGAAATAGTAGGAGTCGAAGGAGCTCAGCTGTTTAAAAGATTGCGCATTCACTACTTCTGCACATTGCACTCTAGAGTGAAGGGCCTCATCCTTGCCCCCTTTGAACCGAATGGGATTTTTGCTGTTGACCTCAAGAGGAAATATTCAGTGACTGGTATGACATTAGAGTTTTAGCACCCCATGCATGAGAAAAAGGCCATAGCTGTATGAAGCAAGGACACAGTACCTGCCTCAAAAGGACAAAATTCTGAAGACCGATCAGTCTTTAATTTTAGAAATCCTTTGCATGTGACCCAATGCTCATGgcaccctacaataacaaatgcGAGATGGCACTCACAAGCAATCctacagtaaaaaacaaacaacaaaatagtATATGCAATCAAGTACTCAGAGGCAGCCCTACAAGAACAaacaagtgtgtgtttgtgtttctgtgtgtgtgtgagtgagtgaatgagagagagagagagaaagagagaggaaagaaacaaaaattgcTAAACAAAACAGTTAGAAATAATATACTTTAAGATCTTTAGCTGAAAAATGCTATATTAgtacaaagaaatattttttatttcctatttattattatttcagtttcTAGATTTCTAAGGGTTATTATAAATGGTAGGGTTTTTGAAAACCGTTCGTATAATGATTTCTAATGCATAAAAAATATGCAGGCAT from Malaclemys terrapin pileata isolate rMalTer1 chromosome 8, rMalTer1.hap1, whole genome shotgun sequence carries:
- the DRD1 gene encoding D(1A) dopamine receptor; amino-acid sequence: MTWNDTTMDGEELLGERDSSFRILTGCFLSLLILSTLLGNTLVCAAVIRFRHLRSKVTNFFVISLAVSDLLVAVLVMPWKAVAEIAGFWPFGSFCNIWVAFDIMCSTASILNLCVISVDRYWAISSPFRYERKMTPKAAFIMISVAWTLSVLISFIPVQLNWHKATTTSFLELNASSQDITMDNCDSSLNRMYAISSSLISFYIPVAIMIVTYTRIYRIAQKQIRRISALERAAVHAKNCQNTTGNGNSMDCQQPESSFKMSFKRETKVLKTLSVIMGVFVCCWLPFFILNCMVPFCEPSPPSKGAEPFCISSTTFDVFVWFGWANSSLNPIIYAFNADFRKAFSTLLGCYRLCPTSNNAIETVSINNNGAVVFSSHHEPRGSSPKECNLVYLIPHAIICPEEELLKKEEEGELSKTLEKMSPALSGILDYEADVSLEKINPITQNGQHKT